A DNA window from Thermus tengchongensis contains the following coding sequences:
- a CDS encoding aminopeptidase — translation MEAAFAQLLVEYCLEAQEGETILVETEVPALPLLPHLKRAFLKRGAYPVFRIGYPGEGRDFLLYGGAWLERIPEVERALYEKADKFLRILSAENPLEGASLDPGLSLRHQRAWRPLAELRLKKRWTLTLYPTVGYAVGAGMGTEEFREYLKGALFLDREDPVGAWRALSRFQEALIGRLSQGRELRLLAPGTDLRLSVAGRRWINSDGRRNMPSGEVFTGPLEDSAEGEVRFNLPAFVGGRRVEGVYLRFQGGEVVEARAEVGEEYLLAALATDEGARRLGEIGIGTNFGLTRPTGLILLDEKMGGTVHLALGRSYPETGGKNESALHWDLVLSLAEGALLLDGKPLVEEGRFVGLPEPYPA, via the coding sequence GTGGAAGCCGCTTTCGCTCAACTCCTGGTGGAGTACTGCCTCGAGGCCCAGGAAGGGGAGACCATTTTGGTGGAGACAGAGGTCCCGGCTTTGCCCCTCCTGCCCCATTTGAAACGGGCCTTCCTGAAACGGGGGGCCTACCCTGTTTTCCGCATAGGCTACCCCGGAGAGGGGCGGGATTTCCTCCTCTATGGGGGGGCTTGGCTGGAGAGGATACCGGAGGTGGAGCGCGCTCTTTATGAGAAAGCGGACAAGTTCCTGCGCATCCTTTCCGCGGAAAACCCCCTGGAGGGAGCCTCCCTGGACCCCGGGCTTTCGCTAAGGCACCAGCGGGCCTGGCGGCCCCTGGCCGAACTCCGCTTGAAAAAGCGCTGGACCCTCACCCTTTACCCCACGGTGGGCTACGCGGTGGGGGCGGGTATGGGGACGGAGGAGTTCCGGGAGTACCTTAAGGGGGCGTTATTCCTGGACCGGGAGGACCCGGTGGGCGCTTGGCGGGCCCTTTCCCGCTTCCAGGAGGCCTTGATCGGGAGGCTTTCCCAGGGGCGGGAGCTCCGCCTCCTGGCCCCGGGCACGGACCTGAGGCTTTCCGTGGCGGGGAGACGGTGGATCAACTCCGATGGCCGGCGCAACATGCCCTCGGGGGAGGTGTTCACCGGGCCCCTCGAGGATTCCGCCGAGGGGGAGGTGCGCTTCAACCTCCCCGCCTTCGTGGGGGGCAGGCGGGTGGAGGGGGTTTACCTGCGCTTCCAGGGGGGCGAGGTGGTGGAGGCCCGGGCGGAGGTGGGGGAGGAATACCTGCTGGCGGCCCTGGCCACGGATGAGGGGGCCAGGCGGCTCGGCGAGATAGGGATCGGCACCAACTTCGGCCTCACCCGGCCCACCGGCCTCATCCTCCTGGACGAGAAGATGGGGGGCACGGTGCACCTGGCCCTGGGCCGGAGCTACCCGGAGACCGGGGGCAAAAACGAGAGCGCCCTCCACTGGGACCTGGTCCTCTCCTTGGCGGAAGGGGCCCTCCTCCTGGACGGAAAGCCCTTGGTGGAGGAAGGGCGGTTCGTGGGGCTTCCCGAGCCTTACCCTGCCTAG